From Paenibacillus sp. GP183, one genomic window encodes:
- a CDS encoding glycerol-3-phosphate responsive antiterminator: MSFHNQSILPAIRKMKDLEKLLDSAFTYIVLLDSHIGQLRSIVDLAKANDKKILLHVDLVEGLKNDEYATEYLCQQVRPAGLISTRAGVITKTKQNGLLAIQRLFLLDSSALEKSYTLLERTRPDYIEVLPGIMPHIIKEVRERSGIPIFAGGLIRSVSEVELALEAGATAVTTSNKELWDHFAVK; this comes from the coding sequence ATGTCATTTCATAATCAAAGTATTTTGCCAGCGATCCGTAAAATGAAGGATCTCGAGAAGCTGCTGGATTCTGCATTCACTTACATCGTGCTGCTCGACAGCCACATAGGCCAGCTGCGCAGCATCGTCGATCTCGCCAAGGCGAACGACAAAAAGATTCTGCTGCATGTGGATCTAGTGGAGGGGCTCAAAAATGACGAGTATGCAACGGAGTATCTGTGCCAACAGGTTAGGCCGGCGGGACTCATTTCCACGCGGGCTGGCGTTATCACCAAGACGAAGCAGAACGGCCTATTGGCCATCCAGCGCCTCTTTTTGCTGGATTCAAGCGCTTTGGAGAAGAGCTATACGCTGCTGGAGCGCACCAGGCCGGATTATATTGAGGTGCTGCCCGGGATAATGCCGCATATCATCAAAGAAGTCAGGGAACGCTCGGGAATTCCTATTTTCGCAGGAGGCTTGATTCGTTCGGTCAGTGAAGTTGAGCTTGCGCTTGAAGCTGGAGCAACAGCTGTAACGACTTCCAATAAGGAGTTATGGGATCATTTTGCCGTTAAGTAA
- a CDS encoding TetR/AcrR family transcriptional regulator, giving the protein MAQRQGIDTDIIRKAAIQLADEHGLEQVSLSNLAAKLGIKTPSLYNHIAGLPGLRKQLTLYGLQQLKERGMQAVLGKSGDEAVIAFCLDYVAFARLHPGLYEAVVLVNQQSDPEIDAASKELVTLLLRILDAYKLEEKDALHMIRAVRSMVHGFAALEAKGGFGLKLDRDESLLLMLQTYLAGLHSSVT; this is encoded by the coding sequence GTGGCGCAAAGACAAGGAATTGATACGGATATCATTAGAAAAGCTGCGATTCAGCTCGCAGATGAACATGGGCTTGAACAAGTCAGTCTATCTAATCTCGCTGCGAAATTGGGCATCAAAACTCCTTCGCTGTACAATCATATCGCAGGACTGCCGGGTTTACGCAAGCAGTTGACCCTTTACGGGTTACAACAGCTAAAAGAGAGGGGTATGCAAGCCGTGCTTGGCAAATCGGGAGATGAGGCGGTTATTGCCTTTTGCCTCGATTATGTAGCTTTTGCCCGGCTGCATCCAGGGCTTTATGAAGCTGTAGTCCTGGTGAATCAACAGTCGGACCCTGAAATCGACGCAGCCAGCAAAGAGCTGGTAACGCTTCTGCTTCGCATTCTGGATGCGTATAAGCTGGAAGAAAAAGATGCGCTTCATATGATTCGGGCTGTTCGCAGCATGGTACATGGATTCGCAGCCCTGGAAGCCAAAGGCGGGTTTGGTCTTAAGCTGGACCGGGATGAAAGCCTGCTGCTCATGCTGCAAACGTATCTAGCAGGCTTGCACAGCTCAGTTACCTAG
- a CDS encoding aminopeptidase: MSRFEQNLEKYAELAVKVGLNVQDGQTLVIMTPVSCAAFARKVSLKAYEAGAKNVILDWEDDEAKAIRLRYAPEEALNEYPMKWKADGFEELAREGAAFIQIVAPNTEILKGIDPERIGKSNKAAALARNGFLNYLRNNKINWNIVAVPTPEWSAQIFPGLDEETRMAKLWEQIFKLTRVDAEDPVEAWQQHIDTLVHKMNYLNEKRYVKLHYRAPGTDLTIELPKKHQWVSAGSTADNGVFYVPNLPTEEVFTMPHKTGVNGTVRSTKPLSYNGSLIDGFSFTFENGKIIKATAEQGEDILDKLLDMDEGARYLGEVALVPNDSPISNSNLIYYNTLFDENASCHLAIGNAYPFTLEGGTSLSKEELEAQGSNSSITHVDFMIGSAELDIDGITEDGTREPLFRNGNWV, encoded by the coding sequence ATGAGCCGCTTCGAACAAAACCTTGAGAAATATGCAGAGCTTGCTGTAAAAGTAGGCCTGAATGTGCAAGACGGTCAAACTCTTGTAATTATGACGCCGGTTTCCTGTGCGGCTTTTGCCCGTAAAGTCAGTTTAAAGGCTTACGAAGCAGGCGCCAAAAACGTGATCCTCGATTGGGAGGACGATGAAGCCAAAGCCATTCGCCTGCGCTATGCTCCCGAAGAAGCATTGAACGAATACCCGATGAAATGGAAAGCGGACGGTTTTGAAGAGCTTGCTCGCGAAGGTGCGGCCTTCATTCAAATAGTAGCACCGAATACAGAGATCCTGAAGGGTATCGACCCGGAGCGCATTGGCAAATCGAACAAAGCCGCGGCCCTAGCCCGGAACGGATTTCTCAATTACCTCCGAAATAATAAAATCAATTGGAACATTGTGGCTGTCCCCACTCCGGAATGGTCCGCCCAGATTTTTCCCGGGCTGGATGAGGAAACGAGAATGGCTAAGCTGTGGGAGCAGATTTTCAAGCTGACCCGAGTTGACGCGGAAGATCCGGTTGAGGCCTGGCAGCAGCATATCGATACTCTGGTGCACAAGATGAATTACCTGAATGAGAAACGGTATGTAAAGCTGCATTACCGCGCTCCCGGTACAGATTTAACCATCGAACTGCCGAAAAAGCATCAGTGGGTCAGCGCGGGAAGCACAGCCGATAACGGCGTCTTCTATGTGCCAAACCTTCCGACTGAGGAAGTATTTACAATGCCGCATAAAACAGGCGTGAACGGTACTGTAAGAAGCACCAAGCCGTTAAGCTACAACGGCTCTTTAATTGATGGCTTCAGCTTCACCTTTGAGAATGGGAAAATTATAAAAGCCACGGCCGAGCAAGGCGAAGATATTCTGGACAAGCTGCTGGACATGGATGAAGGCGCACGATACCTGGGTGAGGTAGCGCTTGTGCCTAACGATTCGCCGATTTCCAACTCCAATCTGATTTACTACAATACCCTGTTCGATGAAAATGCATCCTGTCATCTAGCCATTGGCAATGCCTATCCCTTTACCTTGGAAGGCGGAACGTCCTTGAGCAAGGAAGAGTTGGAAGCGCAGGGCAGTAATTCCAGTATCACTCATGTTGACTTCATGATAGGCTCGGCCGAGCTGGATATCGACGGCATCACCGAGGATGGAACCCGTGAGCCACTGTTCCGCAATGGGAATTGGGTATAA
- a CDS encoding DNA-3-methyladenine glycosylase, with translation MTNSIHLTMQDEAIHKLCQADPRMGMLIQLVGDVSVQLWSDPFHSLAMSIIGQQLSAKAANTIKSRVKLLAPEFTPELVRQIDVELFRQAGVSYAKISYIHDLCDKIIAEDVSFAALDELDQDELVKHLTRIKGIGKWTAEMFLIFSLGKPDVLSLGDAGLQRAARWLHELEELKDGNYLGQVSPLWSPYRSYASLYLWEAIDLGFVDSGLTLEQCVENKTQEPS, from the coding sequence ATGACAAATTCCATTCATTTGACTATGCAGGATGAAGCCATTCACAAGCTTTGCCAGGCTGACCCCCGGATGGGGATGCTGATCCAGCTTGTCGGCGATGTGTCCGTTCAACTTTGGTCCGATCCATTTCACTCCCTAGCGATGTCCATCATTGGACAGCAGCTCTCCGCGAAGGCCGCGAACACGATCAAGAGCCGAGTGAAGCTGCTGGCTCCTGAATTTACGCCTGAGCTTGTGAGGCAGATTGATGTGGAGCTTTTTCGCCAGGCAGGAGTGTCTTATGCCAAAATCTCTTACATCCACGACTTATGCGATAAAATTATCGCTGAGGACGTAAGCTTCGCTGCCCTGGATGAGCTGGATCAGGATGAACTGGTCAAGCACTTGACAAGGATCAAAGGCATCGGTAAATGGACGGCGGAAATGTTTTTGATTTTCTCGCTGGGCAAGCCGGATGTGCTTTCACTCGGGGATGCGGGGCTGCAAAGAGCCGCCAGGTGGCTTCATGAATTGGAAGAGCTAAAGGACGGCAATTATTTGGGTCAGGTTTCCCCGCTCTGGTCGCCTTACCGCAGCTATGCCTCACTTTACTTATGGGAAGCGATCGATCTGGGTTTTGTAGACTCGGGGCTTACACTTGAGCAATGCGTGGAAAATAAAACACAGGAGCCCAGCTAG
- the glpK gene encoding glycerol kinase GlpK encodes MAQTYILSLDQGTTSSRAILFNHQGSIVKIAQKEFTQHFPQPGWVEHDANEIWVTILGVMAEVLSDTKISPYQIAAIGITNQRETTVVWDRNTGIPIYHAIVWQSRQSAEICEELKAQGLEELFTEKTGLRIDAYFSGTKVKWILDHVPGAKEKAANGDLLFGTIDTWLIWKLSGGKAHVTDYSNASRTLMYNIHELGWDETLLRHLDVPLSMLPQVKSSSEVYAYTTESHFFGASVPIAGAAGDQHAALFGQACFEQGMVKNTYGTGCFMLMNTGSKPIASKHGLLTTIAWGLNGEVQYALEGSIFVAGSAIQWLRDGLHLIEHASESESYAERVASTDGVYVVPAFVGLGTPYWDSDVRGAVFGLTRGSTREHLIRATLESLAYQTLDVLTAIEEDSGIELRKLRVDGGAVRNGFLMQFQSDMLGASVERPVIDETTALGAAYLAGLAVGYWYSQQEIAAMWQIDRTFEPKMEANKRSELYNGWKKAVRAAMAFK; translated from the coding sequence ATGGCACAAACCTATATATTATCACTGGATCAAGGCACCACAAGCTCGAGAGCCATTTTATTCAATCATCAAGGAAGTATCGTGAAAATCGCGCAAAAGGAATTCACTCAGCATTTTCCGCAGCCCGGTTGGGTGGAGCATGATGCCAATGAAATTTGGGTGACTATTCTCGGGGTCATGGCCGAGGTGCTTTCCGATACGAAAATCAGCCCGTACCAGATCGCGGCTATCGGGATTACGAATCAACGGGAAACTACTGTGGTTTGGGATCGCAACACGGGGATTCCTATTTATCATGCCATTGTGTGGCAATCCAGACAGAGTGCTGAGATCTGCGAAGAGCTCAAAGCTCAAGGGCTGGAGGAGCTGTTCACGGAAAAAACGGGGCTGCGCATTGATGCGTATTTTTCAGGCACCAAGGTGAAGTGGATTCTCGACCATGTTCCGGGTGCAAAGGAAAAAGCGGCAAACGGTGACCTCTTGTTTGGCACGATAGATACGTGGTTGATCTGGAAGCTGTCCGGCGGCAAAGCGCATGTTACTGACTACTCGAATGCCTCTCGGACACTCATGTACAATATTCATGAGCTTGGCTGGGACGAGACGCTGCTGCGCCATCTGGATGTGCCTCTGTCGATGCTTCCCCAGGTTAAATCGTCCTCGGAGGTATACGCTTACACGACGGAGTCGCATTTCTTCGGCGCTTCGGTGCCGATTGCCGGCGCCGCCGGCGACCAGCATGCCGCCCTGTTTGGGCAAGCCTGCTTCGAGCAAGGCATGGTTAAGAACACCTACGGCACGGGGTGTTTCATGCTGATGAACACAGGCAGCAAGCCGATTGCGTCGAAGCACGGGCTTCTAACGACGATCGCCTGGGGCCTGAACGGAGAGGTGCAGTATGCGCTGGAAGGCAGCATCTTCGTGGCCGGTTCGGCCATTCAATGGCTGCGCGACGGGCTGCATCTGATCGAACACGCCAGTGAAAGTGAAAGCTACGCGGAACGCGTAGCTTCTACGGATGGCGTGTATGTCGTTCCCGCGTTTGTCGGCCTCGGGACCCCTTATTGGGACAGCGATGTGCGGGGTGCTGTTTTCGGGCTTACTCGCGGGTCAACGAGGGAGCACCTGATTCGAGCTACGCTGGAATCGCTGGCTTATCAAACCCTGGACGTCCTCACCGCTATTGAAGAGGACTCCGGCATAGAACTTAGGAAGCTGCGTGTCGACGGCGGAGCCGTTAGGAACGGCTTCCTGATGCAGTTCCAAAGCGATATGCTGGGAGCCAGCGTAGAGCGCCCGGTCATCGATGAAACCACCGCACTCGGTGCGGCTTATCTGGCAGGCCTTGCTGTGGGCTATTGGTATAGTCAGCAGGAAATTGCTGCGATGTGGCAGATCGATCGCACGTTTGAACCGAAGATGGAAGCAAATAAGCGCAGCGAACTGTATAACGGGTGGAAAAAAGCGGTCCGCGCGGCGATGGCTTTTAAATAA
- a CDS encoding FAD-dependent oxidoreductase, translated as MEALFSGLDRKEILQEMNGQTYDLLVIGGGITGAGIALDAQSRGIRTALVEMQDFAAGTSSRSTKLVHGGLRYLKQLEVKMVAEVGKERAIVFENGPHVTTPEWMLLPFYEGGTFGKLTTSLALRVYDFLAGVKRSERRQMFSTEETLRRIPLLKKNGLKGGGHYVEYRTDDARLTIEVMKKAVSFGAKAVNYVKAEELIYEDGVVAGVRAVDQIDGSVYSIRAAKIINAAGPWVDTLREKDKSRQGKTLHLTKGVHLVFDQRRFPLHQASYFDTPDKRMVFAIPREGKTYLGTTDTNYNGDIVNPRMTEKDRAYLLHVANDMFPSLLLTEADVESSWTGLRPLIHQEGRDPSEISRKDEIFVSASGLISIAGGKLTGYRKMAETVVNQVADMLMQSGHSSIPASGTKHLPISGGDMGGSAQWPHFVRDKLAEAGRLGLSDKEAEPLIRRYGSNVEAVFALLERHRSDAEAAGLSAPLYAALIYSIEQEMTVKPVDFFIRRTGGLFFNISWVRQSKDAVIAYMADMFQWTEEQTRSFTDDLDLQLHYAVTPLEAASDHE; from the coding sequence ATGGAAGCTTTGTTTTCGGGATTGGACAGAAAAGAGATCTTACAGGAAATGAATGGCCAAACGTACGATTTACTCGTCATCGGAGGCGGGATTACCGGGGCAGGCATCGCTCTTGATGCCCAAAGCCGAGGGATACGCACAGCGTTGGTGGAGATGCAGGACTTTGCGGCCGGAACTTCCAGTCGGTCAACGAAGCTCGTTCATGGCGGATTGCGTTATCTGAAGCAGCTTGAAGTGAAGATGGTAGCGGAGGTTGGCAAGGAACGCGCCATTGTATTTGAAAACGGCCCGCATGTCACTACGCCGGAGTGGATGCTGCTGCCCTTTTATGAGGGAGGCACCTTCGGTAAGCTGACAACTTCTTTGGCGCTGCGGGTGTACGACTTTCTAGCCGGGGTGAAAAGAAGCGAAAGGCGCCAAATGTTCTCTACTGAGGAGACGCTCAGGCGCATACCTTTGCTCAAAAAGAATGGACTCAAAGGCGGCGGTCATTATGTGGAATATCGCACGGACGACGCCAGGCTTACTATAGAAGTGATGAAAAAAGCGGTTTCTTTCGGAGCTAAAGCCGTCAATTATGTGAAGGCCGAGGAATTGATCTATGAAGATGGCGTTGTTGCCGGAGTTCGAGCCGTTGATCAAATCGATGGAAGCGTCTATTCGATTCGTGCTGCCAAAATCATCAATGCGGCAGGTCCTTGGGTGGACACGCTGCGGGAGAAAGACAAGTCCAGACAGGGCAAGACACTTCATTTGACCAAGGGTGTTCATCTGGTTTTTGATCAGCGGCGGTTTCCTCTCCATCAGGCGAGCTACTTTGATACACCGGATAAGCGGATGGTCTTTGCGATTCCCCGCGAAGGAAAAACGTATTTGGGGACTACGGACACCAACTATAACGGCGACATTGTGAATCCGCGCATGACCGAGAAGGACCGTGCTTATCTGCTGCATGTCGCCAATGACATGTTCCCGAGCCTGCTGCTGACGGAAGCGGATGTAGAGTCCAGCTGGACCGGATTGCGTCCGCTGATTCACCAAGAAGGCCGAGATCCTTCGGAAATCTCGCGCAAGGACGAGATTTTCGTTTCCGCCTCCGGCCTCATCTCGATTGCCGGCGGCAAGCTGACCGGCTACCGCAAAATGGCGGAAACGGTCGTGAATCAAGTGGCCGACATGCTGATGCAGTCGGGCCATTCATCAATTCCGGCGAGCGGCACGAAGCATCTGCCGATCTCCGGCGGGGACATGGGCGGCTCGGCCCAGTGGCCGCACTTTGTCCGCGACAAACTAGCGGAGGCTGGGCGCCTCGGCTTGTCCGACAAAGAGGCGGAGCCGCTGATTCGCCGATACGGCTCCAACGTAGAGGCGGTATTCGCGCTGCTCGAGCGACATCGCTCTGATGCGGAGGCAGCGGGTCTGTCCGCTCCTCTGTATGCGGCTCTCATCTATTCAATCGAGCAGGAAATGACGGTGAAGCCGGTGGATTTCTTCATTCGGCGCACGGGAGGACTCTTCTTCAACATCTCCTGGGTGCGGCAATCGAAGGATGCGGTCATCGCCTATATGGCTGATATGTTCCAATGGACGGAAGAGCAGACTCGCAGCTTCACCGATGATTTGGATCTTCAATTGCACTATGCTGTGACTCCACTGGAGGCGGCTAGTGATCATGAGTGA
- a CDS encoding alpha-glycosidase has translation MLRECFYHTSVSNWAYAYDKDTIHLRIRTKRDDVEEVFVVTGDKYDWERTKADYEMFNISSDSLFDYWEAHVKPRYKRLSYGFRLRSGDEYAWMVELGIYDEQPYPPSGYYDFPYIHENDMHSAPEWAKEAIFYQIVPERFANGDTSNDPDHTEPWGGQPTNDNFFGGDLQGIMDHLDYLGDLGINAIYLTPVFEAPSNHKYDTVDYRKVDPHFGDNALLKKLVGKCHDLGIRVMLDAVFNHCSDQFTPFQDVLTHGKYSIYADWFIIREYPLEVKDGVPTYGTFGFYGNMPKFNTSNPDVKKYLLSVAEYWIKEIKIDGWRLDVANEVDHEFWRDFRKIVKAANPEAYIVGEVWNDSLKWLLGDQFDSVMNYPFSEKVLQFFDDPNMDGSNFADSIGFLQMRYPQQTNEVIFNLLNSHDTPRVLTRMNGDKRKQKLCVVFLLTYIGTPCIYYGDEVGLTGGQDPDCRKCMEWDIGRQDRELYDFYKWLIALRKNNKALRRGFFRFLKADQNDSRIIYERIDSDSHFTIWMNNTDQTTWLSHPMETNDWKDALSGEDVPPVDGVMHIRLDEFGYRILYRKLNK, from the coding sequence ATGCTGAGGGAGTGTTTTTATCATACATCGGTAAGCAACTGGGCCTATGCCTATGACAAAGACACGATTCATCTTCGCATTCGCACCAAGCGCGATGATGTGGAAGAAGTGTTTGTCGTTACCGGCGATAAATACGATTGGGAGCGAACGAAAGCCGACTATGAAATGTTCAACATTTCGTCGGACTCCTTGTTCGATTACTGGGAGGCCCATGTGAAGCCTCGATATAAAAGACTTTCCTATGGCTTTCGCCTGCGGTCGGGGGATGAATACGCCTGGATGGTCGAGCTCGGCATCTACGATGAACAGCCTTATCCGCCCAGCGGTTATTATGATTTCCCCTATATCCACGAGAATGACATGCACTCAGCCCCGGAGTGGGCAAAGGAAGCCATCTTTTATCAAATCGTACCTGAACGCTTTGCCAATGGCGACACCTCCAATGACCCGGACCATACGGAACCTTGGGGCGGGCAGCCCACCAACGATAATTTTTTTGGCGGAGATCTTCAGGGCATTATGGATCATCTGGATTATCTTGGGGATCTGGGGATTAATGCGATTTATTTAACTCCGGTTTTTGAAGCGCCTTCCAATCATAAGTACGATACAGTTGATTACAGGAAGGTGGACCCCCACTTTGGCGATAATGCATTGCTCAAGAAATTGGTGGGAAAATGCCATGACCTGGGTATTCGCGTGATGCTCGACGCGGTATTTAACCACTGCAGCGATCAATTTACTCCATTTCAGGATGTTCTCACACACGGCAAGTATTCCATATACGCAGATTGGTTCATCATCAGAGAGTACCCGCTTGAAGTGAAGGACGGCGTTCCCACCTATGGGACTTTCGGCTTTTACGGCAATATGCCTAAATTTAATACCTCCAATCCTGATGTAAAAAAATATCTGCTGAGTGTCGCGGAGTATTGGATTAAAGAGATTAAAATCGACGGCTGGCGGCTGGATGTAGCCAATGAAGTCGACCATGAATTTTGGCGGGATTTTCGGAAAATTGTTAAAGCTGCGAACCCTGAGGCCTACATCGTCGGGGAGGTTTGGAATGATTCCCTGAAATGGCTCTTGGGCGATCAGTTCGACTCCGTGATGAATTATCCTTTTTCCGAAAAGGTACTTCAATTCTTCGACGATCCTAATATGGATGGCAGCAATTTCGCCGACAGTATAGGCTTCCTTCAAATGCGCTATCCGCAGCAGACCAATGAGGTTATTTTTAATCTGCTGAACAGCCATGATACACCCCGCGTGCTCACTCGCATGAATGGGGACAAGCGAAAGCAAAAGCTGTGCGTTGTTTTTCTGTTGACTTATATCGGTACACCCTGCATCTATTACGGGGATGAAGTTGGACTTACCGGTGGCCAGGATCCGGATTGCCGGAAATGCATGGAGTGGGATATAGGCAGGCAGGATCGCGAGCTGTACGACTTTTATAAATGGCTGATCGCGCTGCGCAAAAACAACAAAGCCTTGCGTCGCGGGTTCTTCCGCTTCCTGAAAGCAGATCAGAATGATTCCCGAATCATCTATGAACGGATTGACAGCGATTCTCACTTCACCATCTGGATGAACAACACGGATCAAACCACCTGGCTGTCCCATCCGATGGAAACCAACGACTGGAAGGACGCTCTCTCCGGGGAAGACGTTCCCCCTGTGGATGGCGTTATGCATATAAGGCTGGATGAATTCGGCTACCGGATTTTGTACCGTAAACTTAACAAGTAG
- a CDS encoding MBL fold metallo-hydrolase — protein sequence MPRITKVGHLTQITFLPNFFPVSCYLIEEDSELTLIDTAMPFGVKGILQAAEQLGKPITRIILTHAHQDHVGGLDGLKQSLPLVKVYISRRDSKLMTGNVELEPGEPDTKIKGGVPKSVKTQADILLEDGDSVVSLKAVATPGHTPGHMAFMDSRSGALIAGDALVTRGGIAVSGTFKLGFPFPAFATWNKAVALESARKLRLLSPTLLAVGHGVMVKNPLNAIDQAIAESAKALSTS from the coding sequence ATGCCGCGCATAACCAAAGTAGGTCACCTCACACAAATAACATTTTTGCCCAATTTTTTTCCGGTTAGCTGTTATTTGATTGAAGAGGATTCGGAGTTGACATTGATCGATACAGCAATGCCGTTTGGCGTTAAGGGAATCCTGCAAGCCGCAGAACAGTTGGGTAAACCGATCACTCGTATCATCTTGACGCATGCTCATCAAGATCATGTTGGAGGATTGGATGGTCTTAAACAGAGCCTGCCTCTGGTGAAGGTGTATATTTCGAGACGGGATTCGAAGCTGATGACAGGCAACGTTGAACTTGAGCCGGGCGAACCTGATACCAAGATCAAAGGCGGCGTGCCGAAATCCGTTAAGACACAAGCGGATATACTCCTGGAGGATGGAGACAGCGTCGTATCATTAAAGGCCGTTGCAACCCCAGGCCATACGCCGGGACATATGGCGTTTATGGATTCCAGGAGCGGCGCTTTAATCGCAGGCGATGCCCTTGTCACTCGCGGAGGGATAGCTGTTTCGGGAACATTCAAGCTTGGGTTTCCATTTCCCGCTTTTGCAACTTGGAACAAAGCGGTTGCGCTCGAATCAGCCCGCAAGCTGAGGCTACTATCGCCAACCCTGCTCGCAGTGGGACATGGAGTAATGGTTAAAAATCCGCTGAATGCCATAGATCAAGCCATCGCAGAATCGGCAAAAGCTTTGAGTACATCTTGA
- a CDS encoding glutamine--tRNA ligase/YqeY domain fusion protein has product METKAAPSNFIKNIVIEDLQSGKVQKVVTRFPPEPNGYLHIGHAKSICLNFELASEFKGHAHLRFDDTNPVKEDIEYVESIKQDVAWLGFQWDGLFFASDYFDEMYKRAVILIRKGLAYVDDLSADQIRESRGTLTEPGKDSPYRTRTIEENLDLFDSMRQGEFKDGEKVLRAKIDMASPNVNLRDPVIYRVVHAHHHNTGDTWCIYPMYAYAHPLEDAIEGITHSICTLEFEDQRPFYDWVVRECEMENVPRQYEFNRLNITNTVMSKRKLKLLVDEQVVDGWDDPRMPTISGLRRKGYTPEAIRNFVRETGVSKGYGIVDARMLEHFIREDLKEKAPRTMAVLKPLKVVITNYPEGQVEMLEAENNSENPEMGSRQIPFSREIYIEQDDFMENPPNKYFRLFPGNEVRLKNAYFITCNEFIKDEEGNVVELHCTYDPETKSGSGFTGRKVKGTIHWVEAKQAVPAVFRLYEPLILDENDEDGASFLEHLNPNSLEILHGYVENNMKQVKAQDKFQFFRHGYFNVDSKYSAEGSPVFNLIVSLKSSFEV; this is encoded by the coding sequence ATGGAAACCAAAGCTGCACCATCTAACTTCATTAAAAACATTGTAATTGAAGATTTACAATCTGGCAAAGTTCAAAAGGTTGTGACCAGATTCCCGCCCGAGCCTAACGGGTACCTGCACATCGGGCATGCCAAATCGATTTGTTTGAATTTCGAACTGGCGAGTGAATTCAAAGGACATGCGCATCTCCGATTTGACGATACGAATCCGGTCAAGGAAGACATCGAATACGTAGAATCGATCAAGCAGGATGTAGCTTGGTTAGGCTTTCAATGGGACGGCTTGTTTTTTGCTTCGGACTATTTTGATGAAATGTACAAGCGTGCTGTTATTTTGATTCGAAAAGGGCTTGCTTATGTAGATGATTTATCAGCCGATCAAATCCGTGAATCTCGCGGAACGTTGACTGAGCCGGGTAAAGACAGTCCATACCGAACGCGCACTATAGAGGAGAACCTCGATTTGTTTGACAGTATGCGTCAAGGCGAATTTAAGGACGGAGAAAAGGTGCTGCGCGCCAAGATCGATATGGCTTCACCCAATGTGAATCTGCGTGATCCGGTTATTTACAGAGTGGTTCATGCCCATCATCATAATACAGGGGATACCTGGTGCATCTATCCGATGTATGCTTACGCCCATCCGCTCGAGGACGCCATAGAAGGCATTACGCACTCGATTTGTACGTTGGAATTTGAAGATCAACGGCCCTTCTACGATTGGGTTGTTCGCGAGTGTGAAATGGAAAACGTGCCCAGACAATATGAGTTCAACCGCTTGAACATCACGAATACTGTAATGAGCAAAAGAAAGCTCAAGCTGCTCGTCGACGAGCAGGTCGTGGACGGGTGGGACGATCCGCGGATGCCCACCATCTCGGGCCTGCGCCGCAAAGGCTACACACCTGAAGCGATCCGCAATTTTGTGCGGGAAACCGGCGTCTCCAAGGGCTACGGTATCGTGGACGCGAGAATGCTGGAGCATTTCATTCGCGAGGACCTGAAGGAGAAGGCGCCGCGGACGATGGCGGTGCTCAAACCGCTTAAGGTCGTCATCACCAACTACCCGGAGGGTCAGGTGGAGATGCTTGAAGCGGAGAATAATTCAGAGAATCCGGAGATGGGCAGCCGCCAAATCCCATTCTCCCGTGAGATTTATATCGAGCAGGACGACTTCATGGAAAATCCGCCGAACAAATATTTTCGGCTTTTCCCCGGCAATGAAGTGCGGCTCAAAAACGCCTATTTCATTACATGCAATGAATTCATCAAGGACGAGGAAGGCAATGTCGTTGAGCTGCACTGCACCTATGATCCCGAGACTAAGAGCGGCAGCGGATTTACCGGCCGTAAGGTGAAGGGAACCATTCACTGGGTCGAAGCGAAGCAGGCTGTACCCGCCGTTTTCCGGCTGTATGAGCCGCTCATCCTGGATGAAAATGATGAGGACGGAGCATCCTTCCTCGAGCATCTGAATCCGAATTCGCTGGAAATTCTGCATGGCTACGTGGAGAATAACATGAAGCAGGTCAAGGCGCAGGACAAATTCCAGTTTTTCCGCCATGGCTACTTCAATGTAGATTCCAAGTATTCGGCAGAGGGAAGTCCGGTGTTTAATTTGATCGTCTCTTTGAAAAGCTCATTTGAAGTTTAA